The Epinephelus lanceolatus isolate andai-2023 chromosome 13, ASM4190304v1, whole genome shotgun sequence genomic interval tagacAATATGTTCATAATTTAAGAACAGTTTTCCTGATgcataaagaaaaaagattttacCTCACAAGACTAAGACTGGCCATGAAAAATGTCCCAATTTAAGATCTTTCTTTTAAGCTGCAGTTAGGACTTGGTCACGGCTCTGTTCCACAGCAGGATCATCTCACATTTATGtctcatgtttgtttcactgtAATCATACTATGTTTGTTCTTTGTCCGACAGTCGCCCATGTTTGATGGGAAGGTCCCCCACTGGCACCATTTCTCTTGCTTCTGGCAGCGAGCAGCAGCTCAGTCCACGGCTGATATCGCTGGGTACTCTGACCTCCGCTGGGACGACCAGGAGAAGGTCAAAAAGGCTATTGAAAGTGGTGGAGCAACAGGAGGTCAGTGCTTGACTTTTAGCATTTTACTTATGGgatgtcttaaaatgtcatattgCCACACTATGTACAGACTGCACAGTGCAGTGTGGCTTCATGGAGATGATAACGCAAATAATTAAATGTCATCTCAGACCTATGGACCCTTAGTTGAGCAGctaactaaatatttttttattcaggTTGATTTGCAAACATAGCTTATAAGAGTGACTGTACTTTTATTCAATAGCTTAGTGAATGTTGCTCTGTCAAACAGGTGTACAGATCATCATGCATCAtgacagtgcagcagcagcaactcaCAGCAAGCAGTGAAAAAAGTCTCCAAACCATTAtcagcacttttttttccttttatcagtgaaaaatacaaacacaggctcaaagaaaataaaacatctctGTACACTGTGGTATCTCACAGAGGTTTgacatacagtggtggaaaaaagttttcggacacccttaaaattttacacaatctcaaatattatcatgaaatatttgtggaaaaatcttttttgtgtttcaaaaggtgtggctgcattagacagatacaaacaaatacaaattatatttttttgtttattgtttacaagaaaaactaacaaaactaaatttttgacagtttcaatatgtcagttctcaacattgtcggtatcaaagtcaacaaataacagagaatgtgttcaaaactgaacaaaaaataaataaaccatcacatcatcaaattaatatttagtagtcctgccattggcacgtagtagagctctaatcctggctggcatgttccccacgagcctttcacactgttgaggggtaatcttgtcccattcttcttgaattactgcttttaattcttctaaattctttggtttatgctttgaaagagaccttttgataatccaccacagattttcaatggggctcatgtccggggattgagctggccactctaagacctggatactgtgctcctgcagccaagttctactggccttggatgtgtggcaagggccattatcttgttgaaacatccagtttttaccttgacggaacagtgcacgtgcagaagggagcatgtgggtttcgagaatggtacaatacttggtagagttcaatgtgccatcacagacagtgagatgaccaacaccagcagcactcatgcatccccaaaccatgatactgcctccaccatgcttgacagtaggtactgaacatgctggagataatgcttggcctggccttctgcgtaccctcacattagtaggaggaagataaagctggaaactggactcatctgaccacaaaatcttcttccaattcctggctgtccagttcttgtgtgcctgggcccaacgacgctgggctaacctctgtctctcattgatcaggggcttcttgatagccttgtaggaccttaagccatgatctaaaagtcggccacgtacagtgcgggtggaacactggacaccagtttggtttgaccactgctgctgaagctcctgtgatgtcattcggcggttttgcctgcacatgcagATCAGGATgtggtcatttcttgctgaagaaacccttggacgcccagatcttggtttgtcttccaagctgttggttcgtctgtatttctgcagagtgtatccaactgctgaaagactgcatctgcacttcctggctatctggcggcagctgtatcCTTcttggctgagaatctttatcttcaggcgtgtttcctgcgttaggttccttgttttagccatttttgtgtctgaagaactttcaaatgtgctggctttatgtagacatgaagcttggcaacaaaaattgtgtcttttaataaaaagaacgaccttcatcactggtaccaaaatgacccaatactcaaaattccttatgtatttttatggaaccaatcaattttaagtttttaatggcttttttaggatttatttagtattttggctgtgactgtactaaaagaaattgcacttgaagacctaagagtgattcttaatgcagtatttcacaaatgcatggggtgtccgaaaacttttttccaccactgtatatttGCTTCCTTGTCACCACACAAAATCAACATCCTGTTGTAACATTTGTTCTTGTAAATGTTGTTTATTCTCAGAAATCTTGCATATATAgatatattgttttttattgcttGATTACTGTTGATTGCCttgaaaatttaaatatatgaCTTCCTTCTTGTAGGAAAAGGAGACCAGAAGAGTGGAGCTAAAGGAGAGAAGACACTGAATGACTTTGCAGTTGAATATGCCAAGTCAAACCGCAGCACGTGCAAAGGCTGTGATCAGAAAATAGAAAAGGTTAGCAGCCGCTTTTatttacacacagaaaaactgttcaaaatgctgtttctgTATTCAGTATGACAAATCGTGTAAGTTAGATCGTTCTGTTGTGTTAATGAGTCTGCCATCCTCTCCTTCAGGACCAGATCCGTGTTTCCAAGAAAACTGTGGACCCAGAGAAGCCCCAGCTGGGTCTGATCGACCGCTGGTACCACACTGGGTGTTTCGTGAGCCGTCGGGAGGAGCTGGTCTTCAAGCCTGAGTACAGCGCCGCTCAGCTGAAGGGTTTCAATGCACTTCGGGCAGAGGACAAGGAGGAACTTAAAAAGAGGCTCCCTGCCGTCAAAAATGAGGGGTGAGACAAAAGcgttttttacacagagatggcgcCATAGGGCTGCTACGGAGTCCCATCTTTGCACTGcctttgcttttgctttttttttttttttttttttttaaatcccagcagattttagacagcatgccggcaCTCGAGAAGCAGAAGTGGTGTGATGGGCATGATGTGCAAAACATCAGCCTCTTGTGTGACGTATAACATACATTCAGCAGCACCTTATTAACAATaaaatggcattaacatggcagaaacaatcatttaccatcccccgttatatggcagctgatctcatcctctgctcagagagGAAGGAGCCCCtggccactgttcttcttctttgagttagctgctatcTGCTATcatctgctttttaaatctcccgatGGTTGGTCTTGAAGAGGCAGTTTGAAAGGGGCTAAGGGTCTTATTATGTGCAGGTTAGGTGGTTAATTTTGTGACATACAGTTGACAAAGTTTGTGATCTCAGCTCCAGTACGCGTTCTGGACAGCCGCCCGCCCTCTGTCACCAACACTGACTGCATTCAAagcctctctgtctcccaccGTCCTGCAGCACATGAAAATTGCCTTGAAGGTGTCCCTGAAGGCCGTCATGGTGTACGCATACAGGAAGGGGTTGACAGCCGAGTTGGCGTGTGACAGGATGATGgcagtgagcagcagctctagCGGCACAGGGCAGTGAGGGCAGAGCAGCAGGAAGCAGTTGATGATGTGGAGCGGGATCCAGCAGAttgtgaagaggaagagaacCAGGAAAAGCGAGGTGGCGGTCTTCATCTCTCTGCGCATGCTGGCTGCAGCCTTCATCTGTCCCTCCCCTCTGCCGCTTTGCTCAGTTGCGATACGCCTCACCTGCCGCTTGACCGTGACAAAAATTTGGGCATAGATAAGAAACATGATCACCAAGGGTGTCAGCACACAGGCGAAGAAGTTGAAATAGACCATGTAGGTCATGTCcaccacaaagacaaagaaacagtAGCCCGAATCAGGCGGCGTCTTATGCCAGCCCATCAGAGGCACAAGCCCGATGAGAAAGGCTAGCAGCCACGTGGTCAGGATCACAAACACGGCATTACGAGGCGTCATCACGACCCGGTAGCGGAAGGGCATGAAGATGGCCACGTAGCGCTCCACAGCCACCGCCAGCAGGCTGAAGATGGAGCTCTGGGTGAACATTATTAAAACACTCAGCATGAGCAGACACAGGTAGAGATTGTGACGTGGCAAACCGACGTCAGTCAGGATGGCACAGGGAATGGCAATGGAGCCCACGCAGATGTCAGCGACTGCGAGCGAGACCAGGAAGTAGTTAGTGACAGTGCGTAACTTGCGGTTGAGGCCCACTGCAGCGCACACCAGTAAATTgccgattgtggagaaaaaggcGATGATAAGCTCAGCCGCCATGTACGCCACATTTGGGGAAATCACCAGGTCAGCAGGTGGGGgtggaggaagggaggaggtgGTATTGGAGAAGGAAGGAGCTGAGGAGTTGTGGAAAGGCTGCAGGAAAGGAGAGGGTGGATAGGATGAGCTTGTAGTTTGGTGGAAAGTGTAGAGGTGCAGCGGTGCGGTGGTGTTCTCCATGGTTGCTCCTAAAGAGAGAGATTTAAATCAGAAGTCAAGCTTAACAGCTCAGTGCGGTGATGAAGACAAGAaagcagtaaaagtactcacCAAGCTGTAGCAGTATCGTTCTTTTAAAAGTGTCAACACTCAAGAAACTAAAGACTTTTTCATCTCGTCTTCATCCTGGCAGCAGCCGTCCTGACACTGCACACCTGTCCTCACATTACATGCGCACTTCTGTTTGAACAAATCTGGAAGACACTACTTTATAGAATTCCCTTCTTCCCTCTTGATGTCATCTGACAAAGGATGTTtgccttgtttttttgtactCCAAGGGATCAGACAAAGACTGACTGCTGCTGGATGGTCATTAACTGATCCTTGTTTGTGTCTGGTCTCGCAGGGAGGCTAATGAATATGTCCTGTCAGGGCAGGGTGGATGATATCAGCACTGACACCTGGGATTGCGTAGACATGTACCTACTTGTGTGTGGGTGCGTCTATT includes:
- the adorb1a gene encoding adenosine A2c receptor, giving the protein MAAELIIAFFSTIGNLLVCAAVGLNRKLRTVTNYFLVSLAVADICVGSIAIPCAILTDVGLPRHNLYLCLLMLSVLIMFTQSSIFSLLAVAVERYVAIFMPFRYRVVMTPRNAVFVILTTWLLAFLIGLVPLMGWHKTPPDSGYCFFVFVVDMTYMVYFNFFACVLTPLVIMFLIYAQIFVTVKRQVRRIATEQSGRGEGQMKAAASMRREMKTATSLFLVLFLFTICWIPLHIINCFLLLCPHCPVPLELLLTAIILSHANSAVNPFLYAYTMTAFRDTFKAIFMCCRTVGDREALNAVSVGDRGRAAVQNAYWS